From a single Thalassophryne amazonica chromosome 7, fThaAma1.1, whole genome shotgun sequence genomic region:
- the mboat7 gene encoding lysophospholipid acyltransferase 7, giving the protein MASDELVYSGVIAASIPVGFLFRYLSPRVKQVAALVTGLSVTIVTCQIHTLHSLVTVIGTWVIIKNSWRHAPVLSLSWTFLYLLFFRLIAWFNLPSPTPFANAIQLLLTLKMVSIANEVHSFHAEKKKELSSSAESVVGGGLSQEPSLFDVLCYSYCYIGIMTGPFFRFQTYVDWLRQPRPLDLPGWLPCLQRLKLVPVYGALFLAVQNVFPLVYVRTEEFLEENILFRFFYMVAVFFVFRMRFYAAWCGAEAGCISAGLGCYPEKAQAKPGGGPTVKYSPDSSAEEMYNFRTIQNIDCYKTDFCVKVRHGMHYWNMTVQWWLHQYIYSNAPFKAYTLRAAWTMFISAYWHGLHAGYYLSFLTIPLCIAAETAMEGSVRAKLGPLGQNVFDWIHWFLKMRAYDYMCMGFVLLQASDTINYWSSIYFIMHVIALCCIVLGRALKGGKSDGKTQEKRAEKQNNMKGRAGEKMD; this is encoded by the exons ATGGCTTCTGATGAGCTGGTATATTCTGGAGTTATCGCTGCCTCCATCCCTGTCGGCTTCCTGTTCCGTTACCTCA GTCCTCGTGTGAAGCAGGTTGCTGCCCTGGTCACTGGCCTCTCTGTTACCATTGTCACCTGTCAGATCCACACACTTCACTCTCTGGTGACTGTGATTGGAACATGGGTGATCATAAAGAACAGCTGGAG ACACGCCCCTGTACTGAGCCTGAGCTGGACCTTTCTCTACCTTCTCTTCTTCCGACTGATCGCTTGGTTCAATCTCCCATCACCAACACCCTTTGCCAATGCCATCCAGCTGCTTCTCACGCTCAAG ATGGTCAGCATTGCCAATGAGGTGCACAGCTTCCACGCAGAGAAGAAAAAGGAACTGAGCTCTTCTGCAGAATCCGTTGTCGGTGGTGGTCTGTCTCAGGAGCCTTCTCTCTTTGATGTTCTTTGCTATAGCTACTGTTATATTGGTATAATGACTG GTCCATTCTTTCGGTTCCAAACGTATGTCGACTGGCTGAGGCAGCCTCGCCCTCTGGACTTGCCTGGCTGGTTGCCGTGtctgcagcgtttgaagctggtCCCGGTCTATGGCGCTCTCTTTCTGGCTGTTCAAAATGTCTTTCCTCTGGTTTATGTTCGCACGGAGGAGTTCTTGGAGGAAAACATCTTATTCAG GTTTTTCTACATGGTGGCGGTGTTCTTTGTGTTTAGGATGCGTTTCTATGCGGCATGGTGTGGAGCTGAGGCTGGTTGTATTAGTGCAGGTCTGGGTTGTTATCCTGAAAAGGCACAAGCCAAACCTGGTGGTGGGCCCACTGTAAAATACAG CCCTGATTCTTCAGCTGAAGAGATGTACAACTTTAGAACCATTCAGAACATTGATTGCTACAAGACCGACTTCTGTGTGAAGGTTCGACATGGCATGCATTACTGGAACATGACAGTGCAGTGGTGGCTACATCAGTACATCTACTCCAATGCCCCCTTCAAAGCCTACACTCTCAG GGCTGCCTGGACAATGTTCATCAGTGCCTACTGGCACGGTCTACATGCTGGTTATTACCTTTCCTTCCTCACCATTCCCCTGTGCATTGCAGCTGAGACTGCTATGGAGGGATCTGTCCGTGCAAAACTGGGCCCTCTGGGCCAGAATGTGTTTGACTGGATTCACTGGTTCTTGAAGATGAGGGCCTACGACTACATGTGCATGGGCTTTGTGCTGCTGCAGGCCTCCGATACCATCAACTACTGGTCGTCTATCTATTTCATCATGCACGTCATTGCTCTTTGCTGCATAGTGCTGGGCAGAGCCTTAAAGGGAGGGAAAAGTGATGGAAAGACACAGGAGAAAAGAGCAGAGAAGCAGAATAACATGAAAGGGAGAGCTGGAGAAAAGATGGACTga